The following proteins are co-located in the Pedobacter frigiditerrae genome:
- a CDS encoding glycoside hydrolase family 2 TIM barrel-domain containing protein yields MTNIKNTSKIFNLIVGFVLLSAFSFAQNAQVRVINNFDKNWTFIQQDVSDASKPEFNDSKWRKLDVPHDWSIEGAYDKANLTGRGGGYLPSGIGWYRKSFSLDEAMAKKKITIEFDGVMANSDVYINGFYLGKRPYGYISFTYDLSKHLNFGKGKTNVIAVKADNTVQPASRYYTGAGIYRHVRLVATDPIHIENWGVYITTDDATAVKATVKVQTSVINETAKATQISVETTVLDPDGKVVKTAQAKQSVAAGKSFQIKQDIIVANPKLWNLESPSLYKSLTKVIVGGKVIDDQINTFGIRAFKFEAATGFWLNGKNFKLKGVCLHHDGGAVGAAVPLAIWESRLKQLKEVGVNAIRTAHNPVAPEFLDLCDQMGFVVMDETFDTWNSAKNNGEKGYNRFFTEWWERDTRDMVMRDRNHPSIVIYSVGNEIHDDLNSPAGFKKYTDQQDLIHQLDPSRPVTMALFRPANSKVYTNGFAEIMDVVGQNYRENELVALHKQKPNLKVIGTENTHVLIQYLALRDNPFMAGQFLWTGYDYLGEADWPEVTNNQGLFDRAGNWKNQSLQRQSWWAEKPIVHIVRREDNAGAGAWINNWTPTDFDTYDDAKVAVYSNCDEVELFLNDKSLGSKTKPADDSPRLWDVTFEKGTLKAVGKNKGKVVVTEELKTAGKPAKIVLSIDKTQIKNNWDDLSFVTAKIYDADGNLCPNADELVKFEISGAGYITAVDNGNVASHELYKAKERHAYRGSCIAFVKANEPNGKITVKATAEGLESGSINIEVK; encoded by the coding sequence ATGACAAACATTAAAAATACATCCAAAATATTTAACCTGATTGTAGGTTTTGTTTTGTTGAGTGCCTTTTCATTTGCGCAAAATGCTCAAGTTAGGGTCATCAACAATTTTGATAAAAATTGGACTTTCATTCAACAAGATGTAAGTGATGCCAGCAAACCAGAATTTAACGATTCGAAATGGCGTAAACTTGATGTGCCACACGATTGGAGCATCGAAGGTGCTTATGATAAAGCAAATTTGACTGGCAGAGGTGGAGGTTATTTGCCTTCAGGAATTGGTTGGTATCGCAAGAGTTTTTCATTAGATGAAGCTATGGCCAAAAAGAAAATTACGATAGAATTTGATGGTGTAATGGCCAATAGCGATGTGTACATCAATGGTTTTTATTTGGGTAAACGTCCGTATGGCTACATCAGTTTTACTTATGATTTGAGCAAACATCTCAACTTTGGGAAGGGAAAAACAAATGTAATTGCAGTTAAGGCTGATAACACCGTCCAGCCTGCATCTCGTTATTATACGGGTGCTGGTATTTACAGGCACGTTCGTTTAGTGGCAACAGACCCAATTCACATCGAAAATTGGGGAGTTTATATTACTACAGATGATGCAACTGCTGTAAAAGCAACTGTTAAGGTGCAAACTAGCGTAATTAATGAAACTGCGAAAGCTACCCAAATTAGTGTAGAGACTACAGTTTTAGATCCCGATGGAAAAGTAGTTAAAACTGCTCAAGCTAAACAAAGTGTAGCCGCAGGTAAATCTTTTCAAATTAAACAAGATATCATTGTTGCTAATCCAAAACTGTGGAATTTAGAAAGTCCATCGCTTTATAAATCCTTAACCAAAGTAATTGTTGGTGGAAAAGTGATTGACGATCAAATAAATACTTTCGGCATTAGGGCTTTCAAATTTGAAGCTGCAACGGGTTTCTGGTTAAATGGCAAAAACTTCAAACTAAAAGGTGTTTGTTTACACCATGATGGAGGTGCTGTTGGTGCTGCGGTTCCATTGGCAATTTGGGAGAGTAGATTAAAACAACTGAAAGAAGTTGGTGTAAATGCTATTCGAACAGCTCATAATCCTGTAGCGCCAGAGTTTTTAGATTTATGCGATCAAATGGGTTTTGTGGTAATGGATGAAACTTTTGATACTTGGAATTCAGCTAAAAATAATGGTGAAAAAGGTTACAATCGTTTCTTTACCGAATGGTGGGAACGTGATACTCGTGACATGGTGATGAGAGATCGCAATCACCCATCAATAGTAATTTATAGTGTGGGTAACGAAATACATGATGATTTAAATAGTCCTGCAGGATTTAAAAAATATACAGACCAGCAAGATTTAATCCATCAATTAGACCCAAGTCGACCTGTTACCATGGCTTTATTTCGCCCTGCGAATTCTAAGGTTTATACAAACGGTTTTGCAGAAATAATGGATGTTGTAGGGCAAAACTATCGGGAAAATGAATTAGTCGCCCTGCATAAACAAAAACCAAATTTAAAGGTAATTGGCACAGAAAACACGCACGTTTTAATTCAGTACTTGGCTTTAAGAGATAATCCTTTTATGGCAGGTCAATTTTTATGGACTGGCTATGATTATTTGGGAGAGGCGGATTGGCCAGAAGTAACCAATAACCAAGGTTTGTTTGATAGGGCTGGCAACTGGAAAAACCAAAGTTTACAAAGACAAAGTTGGTGGGCAGAGAAACCAATAGTTCACATCGTGAGGAGAGAAGATAATGCTGGTGCAGGTGCTTGGATAAACAATTGGACACCAACGGATTTTGATACTTATGATGATGCTAAAGTTGCTGTTTATAGCAATTGCGATGAAGTAGAACTATTTTTAAATGATAAATCTTTAGGTTCTAAAACAAAACCTGCAGATGATTCTCCACGTTTGTGGGATGTTACTTTTGAAAAAGGAACGCTGAAAGCTGTTGGTAAAAACAAAGGTAAAGTTGTAGTGACTGAAGAATTGAAAACCGCTGGAAAACCTGCTAAAATTGTATTAAGTATAGATAAAACTCAAATCAAAAACAATTGGGATGATTTATCTTTTGTAACTGCAAAAATTTATGATGCAGATGGTAATCTTTGTCCAAATGCTGATGAATTAGTTAAGTTTGAAATTTCAGGAGCTGGTTACATAACCGCAGTAGATAATGGAAACGTAGCAAGTCACGAATTGTATAAAGCTAAAGAAAGACACGCTTACAGAGGTTCTTGCATTGCTTTTGTTAAGGCAAATGAACCAAATGGAAAAATTACAGTCAAAGCAACAGCAGAAGGTTTAGAAAGTGGCTCAATAAATATTGAAGTAAAATAA
- a CDS encoding sugar-binding domain-containing protein, which produces MLINLFKLKKWHLLAALFLFLLSSAIQAQTISIQGKWRFKIDANDEGLKAKWFSTVLPETINLPGSMNENFKGDDITLKTKWTGSIYDSSYFYNPSLAKYRQANNIKIPFWLTPNKHYVGAAWYQKDIQIPADWNGKRMVLSLEYPHSETRVWIDDVEIGSQYTFVVAQNFELPANLKTGKHTITLQIDNRIKAINVGQDSHSLTDHTQGNWNGVVGKMFIQAGSPIYFEDVQVYPDLKHKVAKVKIQLKANANVSSTGNITLSATSFNTKQILNVKPLTKAYSITNGNGSLEIELPMGDKIVTWDEFDPALYRLKASLVSKDGKKDEKQIQFGMREFKAVERHFEINGRPVFLRGTANNCEFPLTGYPSMDVESWVRIFKISKAHGLNHMRFHSWCPPEAAFIAADLIGFYIQPEGPSWANHGTSIGNGRPIDQFIYDETNRMTKNYGNYASFCMMAYGNEPAGKQVEYLTKFNDYWKAKDSRRLYTGASVGGSWPVIPNNEFMVRAGARGLDWNRKPESISTYAKQISQFTVPFVAHEMGQYCVFPNFKEIKKYTGAYKAKNFELFQEDLKDHDMGDQAESFLMASGKLQALCYKNEIEKALRTPNYSGYQLLSLNDYPGQGTALIGVLDAFWDEKGYITAKEFKRFSNSTVPLIEVSKFVYTSDENFEPKIEIAHWGKAPIDAKITARLIDENGKVVFAYKFGPKTLNVGEINQIGSFKYSSNPITKAIKLKLEVAIDGTEFANDWDFWFYPTSLPEVKTDVYYTTDLDDKARAILNSGGKVFLNAAGKVIKGKEVVQTFLPVFWNTSWFKMRPPHTLGFVVDPKNPAFAEFPTSYHSDMQWWEIVNRTQVMNLEDFPKGFKPIVQPIDTWFLNRRLAMIFEAKVGNGKLIVSSANLSSDLKGMPSAQQLYYSLQKYMVSDQFNPKFNVDFNVVKDIFETPSKQKFDTFTKDSPDELKPKPNSN; this is translated from the coding sequence ATGCTGATAAATCTATTTAAGTTAAAAAAATGGCATTTACTTGCTGCCTTATTTCTATTCTTACTTTCTAGTGCTATACAAGCCCAAACAATTTCTATACAAGGTAAATGGCGATTTAAAATTGATGCCAATGATGAAGGTTTAAAGGCAAAATGGTTTTCAACTGTTCTTCCAGAAACCATTAATCTCCCTGGTTCAATGAATGAAAATTTCAAGGGAGATGACATCACCCTTAAAACAAAGTGGACTGGAAGTATTTATGATAGTTCGTATTTCTATAATCCTAGTTTGGCCAAATATCGTCAAGCCAACAATATTAAAATCCCGTTTTGGTTAACGCCTAACAAACATTACGTTGGTGCAGCGTGGTATCAAAAAGATATTCAAATCCCAGCCGACTGGAATGGGAAAAGAATGGTTTTATCTTTAGAATATCCTCATTCGGAAACCAGGGTGTGGATTGATGATGTAGAAATCGGTAGTCAATATACTTTTGTTGTAGCACAAAACTTCGAATTGCCAGCTAACTTAAAAACTGGTAAACATACCATTACCTTACAAATTGATAACAGAATAAAAGCCATCAATGTTGGTCAAGATTCGCATAGTTTAACCGACCATACCCAAGGAAACTGGAATGGAGTTGTAGGTAAAATGTTTATCCAAGCAGGTTCTCCAATCTATTTTGAAGATGTGCAGGTTTATCCTGACTTAAAACACAAAGTTGCCAAAGTCAAAATCCAGCTAAAGGCTAATGCAAATGTTTCTTCAACAGGAAATATAACCTTATCAGCTACCAGTTTTAACACCAAACAAATTTTAAATGTTAAGCCCTTAACTAAAGCGTATTCCATCACAAACGGAAATGGTTCATTAGAAATTGAGTTGCCGATGGGCGATAAAATTGTAACGTGGGATGAATTTGACCCAGCGCTTTATCGTTTAAAAGCATCACTAGTTAGCAAAGATGGTAAAAAAGACGAAAAACAAATCCAGTTTGGGATGCGTGAATTTAAAGCCGTAGAAAGACATTTTGAAATTAACGGTAGACCAGTTTTTTTACGTGGAACCGCTAATAACTGCGAGTTTCCCCTAACAGGATACCCATCAATGGATGTAGAATCATGGGTTCGGATTTTTAAAATATCAAAAGCACACGGATTAAATCACATGCGTTTCCATTCATGGTGTCCACCAGAAGCAGCATTTATTGCTGCCGATTTAATTGGTTTTTACATTCAGCCCGAAGGTCCTAGTTGGGCCAATCATGGTACGTCTATTGGTAATGGACGTCCAATTGACCAATTCATTTATGATGAAACCAATCGAATGACTAAAAACTATGGCAATTATGCATCTTTTTGTATGATGGCTTATGGCAATGAACCTGCTGGGAAACAAGTAGAATATCTTACTAAGTTTAACGACTATTGGAAAGCAAAAGATAGCAGAAGATTATATACGGGTGCATCGGTAGGAGGTAGTTGGCCAGTAATTCCTAATAATGAATTTATGGTAAGGGCAGGAGCAAGGGGTTTAGATTGGAACAGGAAACCTGAAAGCATTTCTACTTATGCAAAACAGATTTCACAATTCACTGTACCTTTTGTTGCTCATGAAATGGGGCAATATTGCGTGTTCCCTAATTTTAAGGAGATTAAAAAATATACAGGAGCTTATAAAGCTAAAAACTTCGAGTTGTTTCAAGAAGATTTGAAAGACCATGACATGGGCGACCAAGCTGAATCATTTTTAATGGCTTCAGGTAAGTTACAAGCGCTGTGTTATAAAAATGAAATAGAAAAAGCATTAAGAACACCCAATTATAGTGGTTATCAGTTATTGTCGTTAAATGATTATCCTGGTCAAGGCACTGCTTTAATTGGTGTGTTGGATGCCTTTTGGGACGAAAAAGGATACATCACTGCTAAGGAATTTAAAAGATTTTCTAACAGTACCGTTCCGCTAATCGAGGTGTCTAAATTTGTTTATACGAGCGATGAAAACTTCGAGCCTAAAATCGAGATTGCTCATTGGGGAAAAGCGCCAATAGATGCAAAAATTACAGCTAGATTAATCGATGAAAACGGTAAAGTAGTTTTTGCTTATAAATTCGGACCAAAAACTTTGAATGTTGGTGAAATTAATCAGATTGGCTCTTTTAAATATTCATCAAATCCTATTACCAAGGCAATAAAACTAAAATTAGAAGTGGCGATCGATGGAACTGAATTTGCAAACGATTGGGATTTCTGGTTTTACCCAACTTCACTTCCAGAAGTTAAAACCGACGTTTATTACACAACTGATTTAGATGATAAAGCAAGAGCCATATTAAACAGCGGAGGAAAAGTATTTTTAAATGCTGCAGGAAAAGTAATTAAAGGAAAAGAAGTGGTGCAAACATTTTTACCGGTATTTTGGAATACCTCTTGGTTTAAAATGCGTCCTCCACATACTTTAGGTTTTGTAGTCGATCCAAAAAATCCAGCATTTGCTGAATTTCCAACTTCTTATCATAGCGATATGCAATGGTGGGAAATTGTAAATAGAACCCAAGTCATGAATTTAGAAGATTTCCCGAAAGGATTTAAACCTATTGTTCAGCCTATCGATACTTGGTTTTTAAATCGCCGTTTGGCTATGATTTTTGAAGCAAAAGTTGGTAATGGCAAGTTGATCGTTTCTAGTGCTAACTTATCATCAGATTTAAAAGGAATGCCAAGCGCCCAACAATTGTATTATAGCTTGCAGAAATACATGGTTTCAGACCAATTTAATCCGAAATTTAACGTTGATTTCAATGTTGTAAAAGATATTTTTGAAACGCCATCTAAGCAAAAATTTGACACCTTTACTAAGGATAGTCCTGATGAGCTTAAACCTAAACCAAATTCTAATTAA
- the rhaM gene encoding L-rhamnose mutarotase: MKTAFKMKLKPGFTAEYKKRHDEIWPELSALLKENGVSDYTIFLDEETNILFAVQQQNGSSSQDLGSTAIVQKWWAFMADIMDTNPDNSPVSKPLLEVFHLD, from the coding sequence ATGAAAACAGCATTTAAAATGAAGCTTAAGCCAGGTTTTACGGCTGAATATAAAAAACGCCATGACGAGATTTGGCCAGAACTATCGGCTTTGCTAAAAGAAAATGGCGTAAGTGATTATACCATATTTTTAGATGAAGAAACTAATATTCTATTCGCTGTACAACAACAAAACGGTTCCTCATCACAAGATTTAGGAAGTACAGCCATAGTACAAAAATGGTGGGCATTCATGGCAGATATCATGGATACCAACCCAGATAATTCTCCAGTAAGTAAACCGTTGCTAGAAGTTTTTCATTTAGATTAG
- a CDS encoding glycoside hydrolase family 88 protein, giving the protein MKRTILTSFIVFALTLQSFAQKIPSQSKVLKVLKQTNAYFMNKWPDAGKSIFTNKERPSNIWTRAVYYEGLMALHQINPDKEYYDYAVQWGEKHKWGLRNGIQTRNGDDQACGQTFIDLYNIDPKPERIKDIKASMDLMIKSGKVNDWTWIDALQMAMPVFAKLGVLTKDDTYYEYMYKMYMHTKNVEGGGLYNAKDGLWWRDKDFVPPYKEPNGKDCYWSRGNGWVVAALVKVLEIMPANAPHRDEYLKTYHEMIKALVPLQREDGFWNVSLVDPTHFGGKETSGTALFVYGMAWGVNKGILDKAVYKPIIAKAWNGMTKKAVQKTGFIGYMQGTGKEPKDGQPVSYTSMPDFEDYGLGCFLLAGTEVYKLKK; this is encoded by the coding sequence ATGAAAAGAACAATTCTAACTTCATTTATAGTATTCGCACTAACATTACAAAGTTTTGCTCAAAAAATCCCATCTCAGTCGAAGGTTTTAAAGGTTTTAAAACAAACCAATGCTTATTTCATGAATAAGTGGCCAGATGCTGGGAAATCTATTTTTACCAATAAAGAAAGGCCAAGTAACATTTGGACAAGGGCAGTTTATTACGAAGGATTAATGGCTTTACATCAAATAAATCCTGATAAGGAATATTATGATTACGCTGTTCAATGGGGTGAAAAACATAAATGGGGATTAAGAAATGGCATCCAAACCAGAAATGGAGATGATCAGGCTTGCGGACAAACATTTATTGATTTATATAACATCGACCCAAAACCAGAAAGGATAAAAGACATTAAAGCTTCTATGGATTTAATGATTAAATCTGGAAAGGTTAACGATTGGACTTGGATTGATGCCTTACAAATGGCGATGCCTGTGTTCGCTAAATTGGGTGTTTTAACAAAAGACGATACGTATTATGAGTATATGTATAAAATGTACATGCACACCAAAAATGTAGAAGGTGGTGGTTTATACAATGCAAAAGATGGTTTGTGGTGGAGAGATAAAGATTTTGTGCCACCTTACAAAGAACCCAATGGTAAAGATTGTTATTGGAGCAGAGGAAATGGTTGGGTAGTGGCAGCTTTAGTTAAGGTATTAGAAATTATGCCAGCCAATGCGCCTCATAGAGATGAATATTTAAAAACCTACCACGAAATGATCAAGGCTTTAGTGCCTTTACAACGTGAAGATGGTTTCTGGAATGTAAGTTTAGTAGATCCAACTCATTTTGGTGGTAAAGAAACTTCTGGCACTGCATTGTTCGTGTACGGAATGGCTTGGGGTGTAAATAAAGGCATTTTAGATAAAGCGGTTTACAAACCAATTATTGCCAAAGCTTGGAACGGTATGACTAAAAAAGCGGTTCAAAAAACAGGCTTTATTGGTTACATGCAAGGAACAGGTAAAGAACCAAAAGATGGTCAGCCGGTTAGTTATACCAGTATGCCAGATTTTGAAGATTATGGTTTAGGTTGCTTTTTATTAGCTGGAACTGAAGTGTATAAGTTGAAGAAATAG
- a CDS encoding rhamnogalacturonan acetylesterase: protein MKKNKLFIIAGIVMMMSSLAFIVQRKPALHTIGDSTVRNSNKETWGWGTPIAALFDTTRLHVENNAMAGRSTRTFLSEGRWDKVLETLKPGDFVTMQFGHNDGSAPDTTKAGRRGVLRGTGEETKVLTWPDGKVETVHTYGWYIRKFVRETKAKGAVPIVVSMIPRNQFKDGKVLRADQNFGKWAADVAKEENAFFVDLNKITGDKYDAMGPEKVKAFFPGDHTHTNLEGAKLNAQSVIEGIEALKDCKLKEYIKK, encoded by the coding sequence ATGAAAAAGAATAAACTATTTATAATCGCAGGAATCGTTATGATGATGTCCTCATTAGCATTTATCGTTCAACGTAAACCTGCTCTACACACCATAGGCGATTCTACGGTTCGCAACTCGAATAAGGAAACTTGGGGATGGGGAACACCAATCGCAGCACTATTTGATACTACTAGATTACACGTAGAAAATAATGCCATGGCAGGTAGAAGTACACGAACTTTTTTGTCTGAAGGTAGATGGGATAAAGTTTTAGAAACCTTAAAACCAGGAGATTTTGTAACCATGCAGTTTGGTCATAACGATGGAAGTGCACCTGATACTACAAAAGCTGGTCGCAGGGGAGTTTTAAGAGGAACTGGAGAAGAAACAAAAGTATTAACCTGGCCAGATGGCAAAGTAGAAACTGTACACACTTATGGTTGGTATATCAGAAAATTTGTTCGTGAGACTAAGGCAAAAGGTGCAGTGCCGATTGTTGTTTCGATGATACCAAGAAATCAATTTAAAGATGGTAAGGTTTTACGAGCTGATCAAAATTTTGGCAAATGGGCTGCGGATGTGGCTAAAGAAGAAAATGCCTTTTTTGTTGATTTGAATAAAATTACAGGCGATAAATATGATGCAATGGGACCAGAAAAAGTAAAAGCCTTTTTCCCAGGCGACCATACCCATACCAACTTAGAGGGAGCTAAATTAAATGCTCAATCTGTTATAGAAGGCATTGAAGCATTGAAGGATTGTAAACTGAAAGAGTATATAAAAAAATAG
- a CDS encoding rhamnogalacturonan acetylesterase: MKTKYLSLGLITAFVVLSSCIVLKQNEKPTLFLIGDSTVKNGKGKGDGSLWGWGSFIGELFDTNKINVENNALGGTSSRTFQTNGLWEPVLAKIKKGDYVMMQFGHNDSSPLDDTARARGTIKGIGTESKEIYNPIKKKQEVVFTYGWYLRKFINDIKAKGATPIVCSPIPRNPVKDGKIVLANDSYAKWAEEVAKAENVDFIPLNQLIKDNYGAASADLVKTYFTEKDHTHTNEAGAKLNASLVVAGLKTLKNSKLNKYLK, translated from the coding sequence ATGAAAACAAAATATTTAAGTCTCGGATTAATCACCGCCTTTGTAGTGCTTTCTTCATGCATCGTTTTAAAACAAAATGAAAAACCTACCTTATTTTTAATTGGAGATTCTACGGTTAAAAACGGAAAAGGAAAAGGCGATGGCTCTTTATGGGGTTGGGGCAGTTTTATCGGAGAGCTTTTTGATACCAATAAAATTAATGTAGAAAACAATGCATTAGGTGGCACAAGCAGCCGTACTTTCCAAACCAATGGTTTATGGGAACCAGTTTTAGCTAAAATCAAAAAAGGAGATTATGTGATGATGCAATTTGGACATAATGATAGCAGTCCGCTAGATGATACAGCTCGTGCTCGTGGAACCATAAAAGGAATTGGTACTGAAAGTAAGGAAATCTATAATCCAATCAAGAAAAAACAAGAAGTGGTTTTCACTTACGGATGGTATTTGCGCAAGTTTATCAATGATATTAAAGCAAAAGGAGCAACGCCAATTGTTTGTTCTCCAATTCCTCGTAATCCGGTAAAAGATGGAAAAATTGTTTTAGCAAATGATAGTTATGCAAAGTGGGCAGAAGAAGTAGCTAAAGCAGAAAATGTAGATTTTATTCCTTTAAATCAGTTGATAAAAGATAATTATGGTGCTGCTAGCGCAGATTTAGTTAAAACTTACTTCACCGAAAAAGACCATACACATACCAATGAAGCAGGTGCAAAACTAAACGCATCGTTAGTGGTTGCAGGTCTAAAAACATTGAAAAATTCTAAGTTAAATAAATATTTGAAGTAA